Part of the Candidatus Brocadia sinica JPN1 genome, TTAATACCTTCGAGAACTTCTGGAAGACTTCCTTGTAGGTAAGATGCATGTCGCTGGTACTTGTTTGCTTATTATAGGTCATTTCGGATAACCCATTCTCTTTCCTCACTGGCATTAAATTTTTTATTTGAGACTGAAGAAAACCCAACTCTCTTCTTATTTCGTGCTTTTCCAAGGCTCTCTGTGAAACATGCTGTATTTCCTCTTTTCGAAGAGGTTTTTCAAGAAGTTCGTACGCGCCTATTCTCAGTGCTTCTTCAGCTAGCATCGGCTGCGATTCAGGGACTAACACAACAATTGGCGGATCAATATTTGTTTGTCTCAGTTTCTCCAAGAATTTGTTTGTTCCATCATCATTTAATAAAATATCTAAAAAAATTACATCAATATCTCTTCCGAGGCATATTTGTAACGCTTCTTCAGGTGTCTTGGCAATATAAACGATATTAACCCCATTTAAAGACTTTTTAAATAAACTACACACCGAACTATCATTTGAGACCACCAAAAAAGAGTGCATATCAATCTCCTTCAATAATTGGTAAAAAGTCTTTTAAGTCACGGTAATTCTATTTGAACAATTATGAGCAAAGAGCAACTTTAGTACCAACCATAAAATATTTTATATATCAATAGAAAGTTCTTTTAAATTGAACACTTACTACCATCAAACAATCAGAAAGAGGATTTGTATTTAAAGTCTTGATGTGAAATAGTGTACATTTTCACGGCAGATTTTGTTGAAATTTTTTCTTTTTTAGATATCTTTTAACAAAATTAGCCATTTATTTTTTTCACCAATTTCCTGTACAATGCTCTTGCAACTATTGCAAATAAGCTAAAATAATCATTTTTGTCAAATTCATACCTTAAGTAAGGCAAAAACCCTTAGAAAGCGAACAAATATGAACTCAATTATGCAAAATTGTTCCTTAAAAAGAAAGAATAAACAATATTGTAAAGTTGCATACGAGCAGCAGCTTATTTACAGATTTACTAAAATAGTCATTAGTGTCGATAATCTCATATGTTGCAGTTTTTCGTTGAATTATTCCGGCAGATTTGGTACAAAAAATGTCATGCTTGGATCTGAGGAGATTACGAAATGGAACAGAAAATGAAACCAGCAAACATACTTGTGATTGATGATGACCTTGGCGTCAGGGAATCATTAAAAATGATTTTGAAAGAAAAGTATTCCATTTCTGCCACATCAAACATTGAAGAAGCCCTTAACAGCCTGAACAACATAAAGCCGGAAATGATTTTCCTTGACATAAAAATGCCAAGGGCAAACGGTCTGGATTTTTTGAAGCAGATGCGTTCTGCAAATTCTACAATTCCAATAATCATGATCACGGCATTTCCTTCTACCCAAACCACGATTACAGCCTTGCGAAACGGCGCCTTTGATTACATAATCAAACCCTTTCAGCCTTCAGAAATCCTAGCAGTAACGGAAAAGGCCTTAAACCATCACCTTGAATTGTCGGAGAAAGACAGGTTGGTGGAGAATCTGAGAACAGCTGTTCAACAAAATTTTTTTTCAACCGCAGAAGCCCTCTTGCTCGCCATAGATGCCAAAGACTCCTATACAGCAGGCCACTCCAAAAGGGTGTCTCAGCTGTTTGCCCTTGTGTCTGAAGAACTGGGAATTAATAAATCGCGAATTGAAGTGTTGCGATACGGGGCATTCCTTCATGATATAGGGAAGATAGGGGTTGGTGATGTTGTGCTGGCGAAACCGAGCTTCCTTACAAATGATGAATTCGTTATCATGAAGCGCCATTCGGAGATAGGTTATAAAATTCTTGAGCCTATAGATTTTCTAAAAGAATGCTTGCCAATAGTACGCCACCATCATGAATGGTATAACGGCAATGGCTACCCTGACGGCCTGAAAGGACCTGAAATTCCCTTTGAAGCTAGCATTCTCTCTATAGTAGATGCTTATGATGCGCTAACTACCGACAGACATTATCATAAAAAATATTCCCATCAGAAGGCATGTGAAATTATTCGGGAAGGGATATGCATTCAATTTGTACCTGATTTAACTGAAAAAATTCTCACCATCATCGACAGATACCGCGAATTATGTTCGAGGAATGAAGATGGAGAAAAATCATAAATCTCTTTTCATCTCTGTATACAAAATATATACCAAACACGAGCATCCATTTATTAGGAGATAACATGAAGCAACTTGCTTTCGTTTGTGCCATTTTCCTTTTGTTCTCCTTCAGGTCTACCTGCGTCACTGCACAGATTGCTTCGGGATTCCATAATCCTGTCTTTGGCGCTAGAGCGCTTGCACAGGGAAACGCTTTTGTTGCCCGCGCTGACGATGCATCTGCAATCGCATTTAATCCAGCAGGGCTAACACAGTTAGAAAGACCGCAGATTTCTTTGGGTTCTTGCTTTGTCCTCCCTTCAGTAGAATATCACGGCGATGGTATCAGCGAGAATATGGATACAGACGTAAATATTATACCAAATTTATTCTTTGCAAGTCCCATCCTAGGAAATAAATTAGCCGCTGGTTTGGGCATAACAATCCCTTACGGACTCCAGGGTGAATGGGACGATGATGGGTTTTCACGGTATGTAATAACGGATTTCGATTTGACCATCATTAACATCAACCCTACCATTACATTTAAACCCTTCTCTTTTCTTTCAATTGGCGCTGGACTTGATTACTATTATGCCGATTCCAACCAGGAAAGTCGCATACCCCCTTTAGTAGCAGGCACTCCTGAGGGATTTCGGGATCTTGAAATGAATGGCGATGCCTTTGGATATAATGCCGGAATACTCTGCAATATCAATCCACAACACAGTATTGGTATTTCTTTCCGAAGTAAGGCAGATATAGACTTTGATGGTGAACTGGAACTCAGCGGCTTACCCGCTGCGGTAACCGGCTTCGAGCGTTTCGATTCAGATGCCAGCACAACTGCTGCAATACCGGAGATGCTCTCCCTTGGTTATGCGTACAGACAGGGGAATCTTTGGAGTATAGAAGCCGACGTCCAGTGGACCAACTGGTCACGTTTTGACGTTCTCGGAATTGATCTTGATCCGCCCAATCCCCTCCTTGGGACAGAAATTGAGGATGTGCGGAAATGGCGTGATACCTGGGGCTTTGCGCTGGGCGGGGAGTATAAGTTCTCTGAAGCGCTGAAAGCGAGAGGCGGTTATGCCTTTCATGAGTCCCCCGTTCCAAGTGAAACCTTTGAGCCCTCTGTCCCACAGAGTAGCCGACATGCATTGTTTACAGGACTTGGATATGGTTGGGGAAAAAATGTAAACAAATGGGTAGATCTTGCTTACGGTGTCGTATTTTATGAAAACAGGAAGATAGACAATACAGTCGGAGATGCTTTGGGAGGACCTATAGATGGACGCTACGACCTCATTACCCATCTTATTGCAATAAATTTTAACTACAGATTCTGACAGATATTCAGCAATTTGAGACGTATCATATTTAATGCTGTATTTGCCGAGAAAATTTTAACATCTACCCTGGAACCTTTAAACAAACATTCTTTTACTTCAGAAAAATTATCCCCTGCAATAGCAATATAGACCAAACCCACAGGTTTTCCCGTTGTAGCGCCTGATGGACCTGCAATCCCTGTAATACCGACACCAATATTTGCTGATGCCCTTTTTTTTATCCCTTCAGCCATGGCTTTTGCCACCCCCGGACTCACTGCACCGTGCTTCTTGATAAGCTCCCCGGGGACATTTAATGCGTCAACCTTTGCCCTATTACTATAAGCAACACTGCCTTCCAAAAAATAATCAGAAATCCCCGGGATGTTAGTGAGTTTGTCTGAAACCAGTCCTCCTGTGCAAGATTCAGCGACGGCAATTGTTTTGTTACACTTTTTTAGAAGCATGGCAACTGCATGCTCAAGTGTCTCATCACCAACTCCAAATACTGCATGACCGAGCTTCATCCGAATATCCTGTTCCGCTTTGTCTAATATTTTTGCAGCACTTTCTCTCTTCGGTGCAGCCGCAAGGATATTTATTGTAACAATGCCATCATGGGCTAATGTCATTCCCTTAACTTGCTTCTTGCCTTTGAGATAATTCCTTACTACATCCTCCCCAGACAGTTCGGAAATACCAATGGTATGCAAATTTCTCATCACTGCATATCCTTCGTCCGACTTGTGGCGTGAATCGTACACCTCCAAATACTTATTCAGCATGGAATGCATTTCTCTCGGAACACCTGGTAAACAAACGATTGCTTTGTTATCATACTGAAGGACAAATCCCGTCGCAGTCCCATTTTCATTGCAGATCACAAGGGCGCCTTCGGGAATTAAGGCCTGTTTCTTATATCCATCCAGCATATTCCCGTGATGACTCTCCAGATATTTCTGAATACGAATACAGGCTTCTTTATCAGATATCAGTGGAATGCCGAAAAGTTCTGATACGGCTTCGCGGGTCAGATCATTTGCCGTGGGACCTAATCCTCCAGTTGTTACAATCAGGCTCACCCGATCCCTGGCAATCTTCAGGGCAGATTTCAATAATTCTTTATTATCATTAACGGATGTCTGGAAAAGTATCCGGATTCCTTTTTCAGTTAAACTTTTTGCAATATACTGGGCATTTGTATCCACAATCTGTCCTAATATGATTTCAGTTCCTATGGTGATAATTTCTGCTGTCGTCATAAAACTTCTCTCGTACTCCAGTTAGTCAAAAATGGAAAGAGGTTTATTGGGGTTTATACGTGACAATTTGAGGTCTGAGTAGTAACTGTTTCAGGCCTATGGAAGTAATGAAAGATCTCGTTTGCCTGCCTTGATGGTATTTTACCGATTTCCATCAACTGTTCAAGTGTGGCGTTTCGTATGCCTTCAATGCTGCCGAAACACCGCATGAGTTTCCTTTTGCGTGCAATCCCAATTCCGGAAATCTCATCAAGGGGTGATCTGTAATATTCCTTATCCCGGAGTTTTCTATGATACGTGACAGCAAACCGATGGGCCTCATCTCGTACCTTATCAAGAAATAAAAGTTCCGGGGAAGATGATGCCAGCACGATAGGGTCTGACATGTGCGGTTTAAAGATCTGCTCTCCAATCTTTTCTCCCAGTGTATCGCCTTGATTCCTGCCTTTAGCCAAAGCAATCAAGTCAACATTACCTATCGCCAAATCCTCAAACACCTTCAGGGCTACGCCTAACTGACCCTTGCCTCCATCCACCATAAGCAAATTTGGTAAATCACCTTCTTCCACTGCCCGTTTGTATCTCCTGGTTAGCACCTCGTACATCATTGCATAATCATCGATTTGCCCTACAGTTTTAATCTTAAACCTTTTGTATTTAGATTTATCAGGTTTCCCCAGCTCAAACGTAACCATGGACCCCACCGCCTGTTTACCAAAGATATTAGAGATGTCAAAACACTCTATACGTTCAGGCACATGTCTTAACATCAGACTTTCTTTCAGGGTCTTTAATGTCCTTGTAAAATTTTCATCATGAGTCCGGGATACCTGATAGGCGTTCTCAGCGTTTTTTTGTGCCATTTCAATAAGCCGCATCTTGTCACCGCGCTGAGGATGTATTACCTCCACCCTCTTGCCTTTCTTTTCCGTGAGCCATTCTTCAAGCAACCTCGCATCTGCAGATTCCACAGGGATAATTACCTCAGAGGGTATAAATCGTGTCTGACTGTAAAACTGATTTAAAAAAGACCTGAACACCTCTTCGATAGTAGTATGATTTGTGGGAAAATGGTAGGAAGCTACATCTTCCATATTACCCGATCGGATAAACATGACCTCGAGATACACCTCATCCCTTGCTATATAATAACCAAAAACATCACGATCTACAAAGGTCATGGAATGGATTCTCTGCTTTTCCACCGTTTCTTCAATAGCACGAATCCGATCACGGATCTTTGCCGCCTTTTCATAGCGCAGTGCTTTCGATTCCTCACGCATCTGCTGTTTCAGTATCCCAATAAGATCTTCCTGTTTACCTTTTAAAATCAGGATTACCTGATCCAACAGTCCCTCATATGTAATTTCATCCACAAGGCCGCAACATGGTCCCAGGCATTTATGGATTTGATAATAGAGACAGGGTTTTACCCTTGTTTTAAATACGTTATCCGGACATTTGCGAATGGGAATGGTATCATGAATGTATCGTAGTGTCTCTCTTACAGCCCTGGCGGAAGCGTAAGGGCCAAAATACATTGCACCGTCATCGTCGATCTGTCGTACCACCTTTGGATACGGGAATTTTTTGTTGACTTCGAGTTTAATACTAATAAAGGTCTTATCATCACGGAGATTAATATTAAATTTGGGCTTAAATTGTTTGATCAGATTGTTTTCGAGAATAAGCGCTTCTTTCTCTGTTTCAGTAAGTACAAAGTCAATATCTGCAACACGTCTCACCAGATATTCCGTGTAGAGCCTGTTGTCTGCTTTTTTTTGAAAATAGCTTTTCACCCGGTTTTTCAAATGCTTTGCCTTACCCACATAGATTACCTTGTGTTTGACATCTTTCATGAGGTAGACGCCCGGTGAGGTGGGAAGATTTTTTAATTTGTTTTTCAGGTTCATACGATAATTTATAACACGTATATCTTCTTTTGTAAATATGCTTTGACAATCTTCAGCGGCGATGTTACTATGCATCCGTTATGGAAATGAAAGACCGTTCTCAACTGTTAACCGAACAGCGTAATCCCCGTACGAACAATATTGACTGCAAAACCACTCTGGAAATTATTGATAGTATTAACGCTGAGGATGCGCGGGTTTTTACTGCTGTTCATAGAGAACGCGAATCTATAGCAATGGCGGTTGATCTGATCACTGATGCTTTTGAAGAAGGTGGCCGGCTTATTTATGTCGGCGCCGGAACTAGTGGAAGACTGGGTATACTGGATGCCTCAGAATGCCCCCCTACCTTTGGTACTGAACCTAACATGGTTATGGGAATCATTGCAGGCGGTGAAAAAGCGGTATTCCAATCCATCGAAGGTGCAGAGGACTTTTCTGAGAATGGCGCAAAGGATATTCAACAAAAAGAGGTAAATCACCGGGACGTTGTTGTGGGTATTACTACAGGTGGTACAACTCCCTATGTAATGGGTGCCCTTTTTGAAGCAAAAAAACGCAAGGCCGGGACAATCTTTTTGTGCTGTAATAGAGAAACCACGCCGAGTTTTGACGTTGACATCATCATCCGACCAATCGTAGGGCCAGAGGTTATAACCGGGTCCACCCGTATGAAGGCTGGCACGGCTACCAAGCTCATACTAAACATGTTAACCACCGCAACGATGATCAAGATAGGGAAGGTTTATGAAAATCTTATGGTAGACTTACGCGCCGTGAATGCAAAACTCTCCGATCGTGCCGAACGTATTATTATGGCCGTTACAGGTATCAGCCGGGAAGATGCCAAGAAATTGTTAGTATCTGCCTTTGGCAATGCAAAGGTTGCCATTGTTATGCAAAAACTGGGTCTTGATTATGCAGAAGCAAAAAAAAGACTTGATGGTCAGGGTGGATTTGTAAGAAGGGTTTTGTCGTAATATTCAACACTATGTGGTTGTGTTGTATAAAAATGAAACAACATCATGGGTTTTTATGCGGTTCGTGAGGTTTATGTGTACGAAATTGGATAAAACAAAACAAGAATTTCCGATTTTTATGAACAAGTTACAAAAATATCAAAAATCAAGCCCAACGTTTCCCTTCAAAATGTCAAATTTGTACAAATCATTGATTGTCCTCCTTATGTTTCTCTAAAAATACGTCATGAAATTGCCTCATTTTTTATCTGTAGATGTAATACCTGTCCTTTTTTTGTACAATACCTCTATAAAATGCACCATTTTGTACCTTAATGCCTGGAATTGTTGTTCCCGCCCTAAAGGTCATCGTGAAGTAAATAATGAGGAAATATAGATCATTGGCTATACTGTATTTTGTATAAAAATATAATGTTAATACAAAATATGGCAATGTAAGGTGCTTTCTGTGAAGTGCAGACTGGCTTGTTTCGTTCGTGATAGGTAATTCTCATTTTAGTTGGCATACTTTGTGCTTTTAATACTACCGTGAGTCGGTATTGGAGCACCTAAGAAACCCATAATCCGGCCACGAATTCATATCCTCCTTCTCATCTTCCTTCTTATAGGGATGTCGTCACAAAATGGCGACATCCCTGTAAAAGGGGCGCAATCAATCTCCTGGTTAAATACTAGCATCAAATCATCATCGCATAATGCCTAACAAGATTGACATTTTAACAATTTGTCAGAATGTTTTTGCCCGGTCGAATTCCTCGTTTTTTACTACCATACCTCTGTTATTGTTTTTTCTTTCGCATCACGAGTTCAATTTCTTTTTTCTCTCCTTCTTCAAGTTCAACTTTCTGCCTCGATTTTTTATACCCCTTTTTATTTACGGTAATTTTATGGGTATCCTTCTTAACTATGTGGTAGTAACCAATCATAAGGGCAATATCCCAGAGATTATGAAGGTTAAGGTGTAGCGTGGGAAGTGCGAGAAAAGGATTTGCCGGTTTACAAATGAGTTTCTCAGTCACCTTCCGATGGGGAAGTTTCTTGCAAACAGGGTATATCTTTTGTGCGCACAACTGGACTATAATTTGTCGCTCTGGATACGGGATTTGGTATTGCCAAAACCATACCGAAAGAAGCACATCAAAAGGATACGGCGTTGTATAGAAGTGATTGCCTCCAAGACAATTACGAATGGACGTCAGATACGAATAAAAATATCGACCATGCATCGGTGGTGGAAGGACTTTGTTCATGCGTGGAAAACGATTCCGTCCTTGTATATGGCTACAAGCAGTGGATAAAAAACAGTATCGTATATTCTTTCTGTATTGCATAAAAAGAAGGTGTTTGGTAAGAAGAAAGTGTTTCTTCGCTGTGCGCTTTATTGTTATTAGTGAAGAAAAAAATGACACGTTTTGGGTATGCTCCTGGTACATGAGGTTCTCTTGAACATGCTCTTGAGTTGTTTTAGGCATTGTTTTTGTCATTTTCGCTCACCAAATTCTTATTTTTGCTCGTTGTCGCTGGATTGGGGTATATATATGAAATTACATACTATTCAAGTACATACTTATTCCGGATATAAAGCAGATGAGCGGCCGCTCATGTTTATTTTTGAAGGGAAAATACATAAGATTAAGGGAATATTACACCAAGCCTATGAAGAAATTCCTGGTAAAAGGCGAAGAAGAAGGTACACTATAAAAACAGATGAAAAACTTACCTTTAAGCTGCTCTATGATGAAAATCAAGACCGATGGTTTTTAGAGGAGTAATTTGAAAATATTGGGACATCTCCTATATTTTTCTTGATAATCTCTTTCTGTTAGAGTTGCTTCTTATCACGCCAGAGTGCAGTATTATGGAATATCTCTTTAGAATTGTGTGTAAATAAGACCTATTCAAGCATTTAACTCAGTTGCAAAATGCCATCAGCAATTGAGGCATCGTTATGAAAAATGTTATCAAACGATTTATACTAAGGCCGATTAGAAAGACACTGCGAAGGATTTATTATTTTCCAATAGACACCATCGACTCGTTGTTAGGCCTGCGAGACGAACTAACACCTCCCAGAGAAAAAATTTTCGTTGGTGCCGGTGATTTTAAAAAAATTGGGCAAGAATTTTTCCAGTATTTTATAGAACTTGGTGAACTAAAATCAAATGAAAGGGTACTGGATGTAGGGTGTGGCATTGGCCGAATGGCCGTCCCTTTAACGAACTATTTGGATAAAAGGGGTGCTTATGAAGGATTTGATATAGTTGCTGATGGGATTAACTGGTGCAGAAAAAAGATCACCCCTAAATACCCAAATTTTCATTTTCAATTAGCCGACGTGTTAAACAAAAGTTATAATCCTAAAGGAAAATACAAAGCGTCCGAATACAAATTCCCATACCAGGATGAGTCCTTCGATTTTTTATTTCTCACATCTGTATTTACGCATATGCTTCCACAGGAGGTGGAAAATTACTTCTCTGAGATTGCACGATTATTAAAAAGAAACGGAAGGTGCTTAATCACATTCTTTCTATTAAATATCGAATCGGTAAAACTCATGGACGCAAAGTCAAGTACCTTGTATTTCAAATATGGTATTGAAGGATGCCGCACAACAAATATGAGTAAGCCAGAATCTGCCGTCGCTTATGAGGAAAAATCTATCCGGAGCCTCTATGAAAAATATAAACTAACTATAGTCGAACCAGTTCGTTATGGTTCATGGTGCGGAAGGAAAAATTTTTTAAGTTATCAAGACATTATCATAGCGGTTAAAAAATAAGAAATATGTAGCAATTCTCTTAACACCTGGTAAATCACATATTAAATATTATTTTCCCCTTACGCCAGCATATATTCAATCACCTTTTTTCCCGGTATAAATTTGTTCAACTGACTCAAGCCCAATCTTTCAACAGCTACGGCAATAATCCTCTCTTCTGACGGCTCTTTTGAATAAAAACGACCGGCGGTCAGCAATGCCTCCTTGGGAACAAGACCAACAATCTCGCTCCCAGTAACACGTACGCCTAATACACCGGCCTGTTTCTTGACCTCTTCAAAGGCCACGTGCGGTGGGGCAACTTTGTAATTCAGCAGGTTCATGGAGACCTGGGTAATGTTGTGTTCCTTCAAATGCACACCCATGGCCTGTACGAATTTTAGCAGCCCAGGGATGCGCACCTTTTCCCCCTTTTCGTTGATCTTGACAACCCCTGATGCCCTTACAATCCCAGAAATCTTGTTGGCTATCTGGATATTCTGTGTATCGAGATTCACGTTGTATGCAATTAAAAATTCCCGTGCGCCAATTACCGTAGCCCCCGTCTTTCTCACGTTGTCGTTAAATTCAGCATGACCATAGTCGGGTCGCCACTTTTCGTCTTTAAGTCTTTCGGGCAGGCTTTCATACTCCCCCTTTCTGATATCGGGTAATAAATGTCGTTCTGGAATCATCGCGGCCTCTCCATACAGATAAACGGGGATACCAAGCCACTCCCCTACTTTCTTTCCCAGTACTCGTGCAATCTGAACACACTCGTCCATCGTAACATTGGCTACGGGAACAAATGGACAGACGTCAGTGGCGCCGATGCGGGGATGGGCGCCTTTGTGCTTTGACATATCGATAACCTCCGCTGCCATCTCGATGGCATAAAAAGCCGCATCCTTGACTGCCTCGGGTTTACCTGCAAAGGTAACAACGGTACGATTATAGTCTGTGTCTGATTCTACATTGAGCAATTTAACGCCTTGTACCTGTTCGATTTCACTGACAATCCTGACTATTTTTTGGGCATCCCGGCCTTCGCTGAAATTTGGGACACA contains:
- a CDS encoding HD domain-containing phosphohydrolase, with product MEQKMKPANILVIDDDLGVRESLKMILKEKYSISATSNIEEALNSLNNIKPEMIFLDIKMPRANGLDFLKQMRSANSTIPIIMITAFPSTQTTITALRNGAFDYIIKPFQPSEILAVTEKALNHHLELSEKDRLVENLRTAVQQNFFSTAEALLLAIDAKDSYTAGHSKRVSQLFALVSEELGINKSRIEVLRYGAFLHDIGKIGVGDVVLAKPSFLTNDEFVIMKRHSEIGYKILEPIDFLKECLPIVRHHHEWYNGNGYPDGLKGPEIPFEASILSIVDAYDALTTDRHYHKKYSHQKACEIIREGICIQFVPDLTEKILTIIDRYRELCSRNEDGEKS
- a CDS encoding OmpP1/FadL family transporter codes for the protein MKQLAFVCAIFLLFSFRSTCVTAQIASGFHNPVFGARALAQGNAFVARADDASAIAFNPAGLTQLERPQISLGSCFVLPSVEYHGDGISENMDTDVNIIPNLFFASPILGNKLAAGLGITIPYGLQGEWDDDGFSRYVITDFDLTIININPTITFKPFSFLSIGAGLDYYYADSNQESRIPPLVAGTPEGFRDLEMNGDAFGYNAGILCNINPQHSIGISFRSKADIDFDGELELSGLPAAVTGFERFDSDASTTAAIPEMLSLGYAYRQGNLWSIEADVQWTNWSRFDVLGIDLDPPNPLLGTEIEDVRKWRDTWGFALGGEYKFSEALKARGGYAFHESPVPSETFEPSVPQSSRHALFTGLGYGWGKNVNKWVDLAYGVVFYENRKIDNTVGDALGGPIDGRYDLITHLIAINFNYRF
- a CDS encoding competence/damage-inducible protein A, with the translated sequence MTTAEIITIGTEIILGQIVDTNAQYIAKSLTEKGIRILFQTSVNDNKELLKSALKIARDRVSLIVTTGGLGPTANDLTREAVSELFGIPLISDKEACIRIQKYLESHHGNMLDGYKKQALIPEGALVICNENGTATGFVLQYDNKAIVCLPGVPREMHSMLNKYLEVYDSRHKSDEGYAVMRNLHTIGISELSGEDVVRNYLKGKKQVKGMTLAHDGIVTINILAAAPKRESAAKILDKAEQDIRMKLGHAVFGVGDETLEHAVAMLLKKCNKTIAVAESCTGGLVSDKLTNIPGISDYFLEGSVAYSNRAKVDALNVPGELIKKHGAVSPGVAKAMAEGIKKRASANIGVGITGIAGPSGATTGKPVGLVYIAIAGDNFSEVKECLFKGSRVDVKIFSANTALNMIRLKLLNICQNL
- the uvrC gene encoding excinuclease ABC subunit UvrC, with the translated sequence MHSNIAAEDCQSIFTKEDIRVINYRMNLKNKLKNLPTSPGVYLMKDVKHKVIYVGKAKHLKNRVKSYFQKKADNRLYTEYLVRRVADIDFVLTETEKEALILENNLIKQFKPKFNINLRDDKTFISIKLEVNKKFPYPKVVRQIDDDGAMYFGPYASARAVRETLRYIHDTIPIRKCPDNVFKTRVKPCLYYQIHKCLGPCCGLVDEITYEGLLDQVILILKGKQEDLIGILKQQMREESKALRYEKAAKIRDRIRAIEETVEKQRIHSMTFVDRDVFGYYIARDEVYLEVMFIRSGNMEDVASYHFPTNHTTIEEVFRSFLNQFYSQTRFIPSEVIIPVESADARLLEEWLTEKKGKRVEVIHPQRGDKMRLIEMAQKNAENAYQVSRTHDENFTRTLKTLKESLMLRHVPERIECFDISNIFGKQAVGSMVTFELGKPDKSKYKRFKIKTVGQIDDYAMMYEVLTRRYKRAVEEGDLPNLLMVDGGKGQLGVALKVFEDLAIGNVDLIALAKGRNQGDTLGEKIGEQIFKPHMSDPIVLASSSPELLFLDKVRDEAHRFAVTYHRKLRDKEYYRSPLDEISGIGIARKRKLMRCFGSIEGIRNATLEQLMEIGKIPSRQANEIFHYFHRPETVTTQTSNCHV
- the murQ gene encoding N-acetylmuramic acid 6-phosphate etherase gives rise to the protein MEMKDRSQLLTEQRNPRTNNIDCKTTLEIIDSINAEDARVFTAVHRERESIAMAVDLITDAFEEGGRLIYVGAGTSGRLGILDASECPPTFGTEPNMVMGIIAGGEKAVFQSIEGAEDFSENGAKDIQQKEVNHRDVVVGITTGGTTPYVMGALFEAKKRKAGTIFLCCNRETTPSFDVDIIIRPIVGPEVITGSTRMKAGTATKLILNMLTTATMIKIGKVYENLMVDLRAVNAKLSDRAERIIMAVTGISREDAKKLLVSAFGNAKVAIVMQKLGLDYAEAKKRLDGQGGFVRRVLS
- a CDS encoding PEGA domain-containing protein yields the protein MTEKLICKPANPFLALPTLHLNLHNLWDIALMIGYYHIVKKDTHKITVNKKGYKKSRQKVELEEGEKKEIELVMRKKKQ
- a CDS encoding transposase, with product MGKFLANRVYLLCAQLDYNLSLWIRDLVLPKPYRKKHIKRIRRCIEVIASKTITNGRQIRIKISTMHRWWKDFVHAWKTIPSLYMATSSG
- a CDS encoding class I SAM-dependent methyltransferase; amino-acid sequence: MLGLRDELTPPREKIFVGAGDFKKIGQEFFQYFIELGELKSNERVLDVGCGIGRMAVPLTNYLDKRGAYEGFDIVADGINWCRKKITPKYPNFHFQLADVLNKSYNPKGKYKASEYKFPYQDESFDFLFLTSVFTHMLPQEVENYFSEIARLLKRNGRCLITFFLLNIESVKLMDAKSSTLYFKYGIEGCRTTNMSKPESAVAYEEKSIRSLYEKYKLTIVEPVRYGSWCGRKNFLSYQDIIIAVKK
- the ftcD gene encoding glutamate formimidoyltransferase, whose amino-acid sequence is MNKIIECVPNFSEGRDAQKIVRIVSEIEQVQGVKLLNVESDTDYNRTVVTFAGKPEAVKDAAFYAIEMAAEVIDMSKHKGAHPRIGATDVCPFVPVANVTMDECVQIARVLGKKVGEWLGIPVYLYGEAAMIPERHLLPDIRKGEYESLPERLKDEKWRPDYGHAEFNDNVRKTGATVIGAREFLIAYNVNLDTQNIQIANKISGIVRASGVVKINEKGEKVRIPGLLKFVQAMGVHLKEHNITQVSMNLLNYKVAPPHVAFEEVKKQAGVLGVRVTGSEIVGLVPKEALLTAGRFYSKEPSEERIIAVAVERLGLSQLNKFIPGKKVIEYMLA